The proteins below come from a single Streptomyces spongiicola genomic window:
- a CDS encoding phosphoglycerate kinase: MKTIDELLAEGVTGRRVLVRADLNVPLDGTTITDDGRIRAVLPTVKALAGAGARVVVASHLGRPKGAPDPAFSLAPAAARLGELLGAGVAFATDTVGESARATVAGLGDGDVAVLENLRFNAGETAGDDAERGAFADELASLADLYVGDGFGAVHRKHASVYDLPARLPHAAGYLIAAEVAVLRKLTEDVERPYAVVLGGAKVSDKLAVIDSLLGRADRLLIGGGMAYTFLRAQGHEVGASLLQEDQVPAVKEYLERAEANGVELVLPVDVVAAAEFPDLRTKAPAEHGTVDAGAIPADRQGLDIGPKTCELYASKIADAATVFWNGPLGVFEHPDFAGGTRSIARALVDSTAFTVVGGGDSAAAVRTLGFDENAFGHISTGGGASLEYLEGKTLPGLAALED, translated from the coding sequence ATGAAGACGATCGACGAACTCCTCGCCGAAGGCGTCACCGGCAGGCGGGTCCTCGTCCGCGCCGACCTCAACGTGCCCCTCGACGGCACCACGATCACCGACGACGGCCGTATCCGCGCGGTGCTGCCGACCGTGAAGGCCCTGGCCGGCGCGGGCGCGCGGGTCGTCGTCGCCTCGCACCTCGGCCGCCCGAAGGGGGCTCCGGATCCGGCCTTCTCCCTCGCCCCGGCCGCCGCCCGGCTCGGTGAACTGCTCGGCGCGGGCGTGGCGTTCGCCACCGACACGGTCGGCGAGTCCGCCCGCGCCACCGTCGCCGGCCTCGGCGACGGCGATGTCGCCGTCCTGGAGAACCTGCGCTTCAACGCCGGGGAGACGGCCGGGGACGACGCCGAGCGCGGCGCCTTCGCCGACGAGCTCGCCTCCCTCGCCGACCTGTACGTCGGCGACGGCTTCGGGGCCGTCCACCGCAAGCACGCCTCGGTGTACGACCTCCCGGCCCGGCTGCCGCACGCCGCCGGCTATCTGATCGCCGCCGAGGTGGCCGTGCTGCGGAAGCTCACCGAGGACGTCGAGCGGCCGTACGCGGTCGTCCTCGGCGGTGCCAAGGTCTCCGACAAGCTCGCCGTGATCGACTCGCTGCTCGGCAGGGCCGACCGGCTGCTGATCGGCGGCGGCATGGCGTACACCTTCCTCAGGGCCCAGGGCCACGAGGTCGGCGCCTCGCTGCTCCAGGAGGACCAGGTCCCGGCGGTGAAGGAGTACCTGGAGCGGGCCGAGGCGAACGGCGTCGAGCTGGTGCTGCCGGTCGACGTGGTGGCCGCGGCCGAGTTCCCGGACCTCAGGACCAAGGCGCCCGCCGAGCACGGCACGGTGGACGCGGGCGCCATCCCCGCCGACAGGCAGGGGCTGGACATCGGCCCGAAGACGTGCGAGCTGTACGCGTCCAAGATCGCCGATGCCGCGACGGTGTTCTGGAACGGCCCGCTGGGCGTCTTCGAGCACCCCGACTTCGCCGGCGGCACCCGCTCCATCGCCCGGGCACTCGTGGACAGCACGGCCTTCACCGTCGTGGGCGGCGGCGACTCGGCCGCCGCGGTCCGCACCCTGGGCTTCGACGAAAACGCATTCGGCCACATCTCGACCGGTGGCGGGGCGAGCCTCGAATACCTCGAGGGCAAGACCCTTCCCGGCCTCGCCGCACTGGAGGACTGA
- the whiA gene encoding DNA-binding protein WhiA, with product MAMTAAVKDEISRLPVTRTCCRKAEVSSILRFAGGLHLVSGRIVIEAELDTGIAARRLRKDILEIFGHSSDLVVMAPGGLRRGSRYVVRVVAGGDQLARQTGLVDGRGRPIRGLPPQVVSGATCDAEAAWRGAFLAHGSLTEPGRSSSLEVTCPGPEAALALVGAARRLSIGAKAREVRGVDRVVVRDGDAIGALLTRLGAHESVLAWEERRMRREVRATANRLANFDDANLRRSARAAVAAGARVQRALEILGEEVPEHLAAAGRLRMEHKQASLEELGALADPPLTKDAVAGRIRRLLAMADKRAQDLGIPGTESNLTEEMADGLVG from the coding sequence ATGGCGATGACGGCAGCGGTGAAGGACGAGATCTCCCGGCTTCCCGTCACCCGGACCTGCTGCAGAAAGGCGGAGGTCTCGTCGATCCTGCGGTTCGCCGGCGGGCTGCACCTGGTCAGCGGGCGCATCGTGATCGAGGCGGAGCTGGACACGGGCATCGCGGCGCGCAGACTCCGCAAGGACATCCTGGAGATCTTCGGGCACTCCTCGGACCTGGTGGTGATGGCTCCCGGCGGGCTGCGGCGCGGTTCGCGCTACGTCGTACGCGTCGTGGCCGGCGGTGACCAGCTGGCCCGGCAGACCGGGTTGGTCGACGGCCGGGGCCGCCCCATCCGGGGGCTGCCGCCCCAGGTCGTCTCGGGCGCCACATGCGATGCGGAGGCCGCCTGGCGCGGCGCGTTCCTCGCGCACGGCTCGCTGACCGAGCCCGGCCGCTCCTCCTCCCTGGAGGTCACCTGCCCGGGCCCGGAGGCCGCGCTGGCCCTGGTCGGCGCGGCGCGCCGGCTCTCCATCGGCGCGAAGGCCCGCGAGGTGCGGGGGGTGGACCGGGTCGTGGTGCGCGACGGCGACGCGATCGGGGCGCTGCTGACCCGGCTCGGGGCGCACGAGTCGGTCCTGGCCTGGGAGGAGCGGCGGATGCGCCGCGAGGTCCGCGCCACCGCCAACCGGCTGGCCAACTTCGACGACGCCAATCTGCGCCGCTCGGCCCGGGCCGCGGTCGCGGCGGGCGCGCGGGTGCAGCGTGCGCTGGAGATCCTCGGCGAGGAAGTGCCCGAGCACCTCGCCGCGGCGGGCCGGCTGCGCATGGAGCACAAGCAGGCGTCCCTGGAGGAACTGGGCGCTCTCGCCGACCCGCCGCTGACGAAGGACGCGGTCGCGGGCCGCATCCGCCGGCTGCTCGCGATGGCGGACAAGCGCGCCCAGGATCTGGGCATCCCGGGTACGGAGTCCAACCTGACGGAGGAGATGGCCGACGGCCTCGTGGGCTGA
- a CDS encoding M14 family metallopeptidase, producing the protein MRRRARSILAATSLLMAGLAAAPLARAADGDAAGASGASGAGLSVWQAEVTREQVPLLLQAGADGHELTEQVPARGTATVEVFLTGDQAGALRDQGVSLTEHTVSGAAEKRAAAAGDGVFRPYGGEGGLREEILAVAAAHPSITKVVSIGETVRGADILALKLTRGAGKHRDGAKPATLYMSGQHAREWITPEMTRRLLHHYVDGYGKDRRITRIVDRTELWFLLSANPDGYDFTHASDANRLWRKNLRDNNGDGRITTGDGVDLNRNFAYKWGYDNEGSSPNPAGETYRGPGPSSEPETVALDRFQKRVGFEYGINYHSAAELLLYGVGWQVATPTPDDVLYKALAGTPDNPAVPGYHPQVSSELYITNGEANGHAANVNGTMMFTPEMTTCQTVSAEDPDDRWRPEDCRSGFNFPDDEKLIQAEFAKNVEFALSVAETAAHPDRPSSPVGLAAPDFTVDPFTTSYARGGHQEVSVVARKSLRDKELRYRVNGGRTHDMALRPWKGGETYGGEDNIRFDEYRAKVKDGDVGDRVEVWFTGETGSGKRTSSERFTYTVAPRPKADTVVVAEEGAPARHAQVYVDALKANGRKAVVWDVATRGAPHPLGVLGHFPTAVHHTGAQAPGGPTQLALRDYLNEGGKLIEAGELAGGSAQVGRALTNDFSQYWLGAYGRASAPGATGFSGAGALAGAGGPLSDADGNPLNAPGAYTVTSDTLPPAQFPQFTSARAGRYGGVANPYAPYAGSSMASATHDDNDWKRLTRTVDLTGATAADRPRLRLALNWNTEPGYDHALLEARTAGAGDWTTLPDEGGRSGTAVPEDCEAGYFLDGHPFLRHYLTRESGGCTATGSSGSWNSFTGSSAGWQQVSFDLSAYAGGEVELSLAYVTDPGSGGRGVFADDAALVVGGSEREIEGFETSLGPWTTPGAPEGSPVLGGDWARTGELFASYAAVATADTVLLGFGLEHVTAPADRAALVGEALAAIRR; encoded by the coding sequence ATGAGACGACGAGCGAGATCCATCCTCGCCGCGACCTCACTGCTGATGGCCGGCCTGGCCGCCGCGCCGCTCGCCCGGGCGGCCGACGGCGACGCCGCCGGTGCTTCCGGTGCTTCCGGTGCCGGACTCTCCGTATGGCAGGCCGAGGTCACCAGGGAACAGGTACCACTCCTCCTCCAGGCCGGCGCCGACGGCCATGAACTGACCGAGCAGGTGCCGGCCAGGGGCACCGCCACCGTCGAGGTGTTCCTCACCGGCGACCAGGCGGGCGCGCTCCGCGACCAGGGCGTGAGCCTCACCGAGCACACCGTTTCCGGCGCGGCGGAGAAGCGCGCCGCCGCCGCCGGGGACGGCGTCTTCCGGCCGTACGGCGGAGAGGGCGGCCTGCGCGAGGAGATCCTCGCCGTCGCCGCCGCCCACCCGTCGATCACCAAGGTGGTCAGCATCGGTGAGACCGTGCGGGGCGCGGACATCCTCGCCCTCAAGCTGACCCGGGGCGCCGGGAAGCACCGGGACGGCGCGAAGCCGGCCACCCTCTACATGTCCGGCCAGCACGCCCGCGAGTGGATCACCCCCGAGATGACCCGGCGGCTCCTGCACCACTACGTGGACGGCTACGGCAAGGACCGCCGCATCACCCGGATCGTGGACCGCACCGAACTGTGGTTCCTGCTCTCGGCCAATCCGGACGGCTACGACTTCACCCACGCCTCCGACGCCAATCGCCTCTGGCGCAAGAACCTGCGCGACAACAACGGCGACGGCAGGATCACCACCGGCGACGGCGTCGACCTGAACCGCAACTTCGCCTACAAGTGGGGCTACGACAACGAGGGTTCGTCGCCCAACCCCGCCGGCGAGACCTACCGCGGGCCCGGCCCCTCCTCCGAGCCCGAGACCGTCGCCCTGGACCGTTTCCAGAAGCGCGTCGGCTTCGAGTACGGCATCAACTACCACTCCGCCGCCGAACTGCTGCTGTACGGCGTGGGCTGGCAGGTCGCCACCCCCACCCCGGACGACGTGCTCTACAAGGCGCTGGCGGGCACCCCGGACAACCCGGCCGTCCCCGGCTACCACCCCCAGGTCTCCTCCGAGCTCTACATCACCAACGGCGAGGCCAACGGCCACGCGGCCAACGTCAACGGGACGATGATGTTCACCCCGGAGATGACGACCTGCCAGACCGTCTCGGCCGAGGACCCGGACGACCGGTGGCGGCCCGAGGACTGCCGCTCCGGCTTCAACTTCCCCGACGACGAGAAGCTGATCCAGGCCGAGTTCGCCAAGAACGTCGAGTTCGCGCTCTCCGTCGCCGAGACCGCAGCCCACCCCGACCGGCCGTCGTCACCGGTCGGCCTGGCGGCCCCCGACTTCACCGTCGACCCGTTCACCACCTCCTACGCCCGCGGCGGCCACCAGGAGGTCTCCGTCGTCGCCCGCAAGTCCCTGCGGGACAAGGAACTCAGGTACCGCGTCAACGGCGGCCGTACCCACGACATGGCGCTCAGGCCGTGGAAGGGCGGCGAGACCTACGGCGGCGAGGACAACATCCGCTTCGACGAGTACCGCGCCAAGGTCAAGGACGGGGACGTCGGCGACCGGGTCGAGGTCTGGTTCACCGGCGAGACCGGAAGCGGGAAGCGCACCTCCAGCGAGCGCTTCACCTACACCGTCGCACCCCGGCCCAAGGCCGACACCGTGGTGGTGGCCGAGGAGGGCGCACCGGCCCGGCACGCCCAGGTGTACGTCGACGCCCTGAAGGCCAACGGCCGCAAGGCCGTGGTCTGGGACGTCGCCACCCGGGGCGCGCCCCACCCGCTCGGCGTCCTCGGCCACTTCCCCACCGCCGTCCACCACACCGGCGCGCAGGCCCCCGGCGGCCCCACCCAGCTCGCCCTGCGCGACTACCTCAACGAGGGCGGCAAGCTGATCGAGGCCGGTGAGCTGGCCGGCGGCAGCGCCCAGGTCGGCAGGGCGCTGACCAACGACTTCAGCCAGTACTGGCTGGGCGCCTACGGCCGCGCCTCCGCGCCAGGGGCCACCGGGTTCTCCGGGGCGGGGGCCCTGGCCGGGGCCGGCGGGCCGCTGTCCGACGCGGACGGCAACCCGCTGAACGCGCCCGGCGCGTACACCGTCACCTCCGACACCCTTCCCCCCGCGCAGTTCCCGCAGTTCACGAGTGCCCGGGCGGGCCGCTACGGCGGTGTGGCCAACCCCTACGCCCCGTACGCGGGCTCGTCGATGGCCTCCGCGACCCACGACGACAACGACTGGAAGCGGCTCACCCGCACCGTCGACCTCACCGGGGCCACCGCCGCCGACCGGCCCCGGCTGAGGCTCGCGCTCAACTGGAACACCGAGCCCGGCTACGACCACGCGCTCCTCGAGGCCCGCACCGCCGGCGCCGGGGACTGGACGACCCTCCCGGACGAGGGCGGCCGCAGCGGCACGGCGGTGCCCGAGGACTGCGAGGCCGGGTACTTCCTCGACGGGCACCCCTTCCTGCGCCACTACCTCACCCGGGAGTCCGGCGGCTGCACCGCGACCGGCTCCAGCGGGTCCTGGAACAGCTTCACCGGCTCCTCCGCCGGCTGGCAGCAGGTCTCCTTCGACCTGAGCGCCTACGCGGGCGGGGAAGTGGAGCTGTCGCTCGCCTACGTCACCGACCCGGGCAGCGGCGGACGCGGGGTGTTCGCCGACGACGCGGCCCTGGTCGTCGGCGGCTCGGAGAGGGAGATCGAGGGCTTCGAGACCTCGCTCGGCCCCTGGACCACCCCGGGGGCGCCCGAGGGCAGTCCCGTGCTCGGAGGTGACTGGGCGCGCACAGGTGAGCTGTTCGCCTCGTACGCGGCCGTCGCCACCGCCGACACGGTCCTGCTGGGCTTCGGCCTGGAGCACGTCACCGCGCCCGCCGACCGGGCCGCCCTGGTCGGCGAGGCGCTCGCCGCGATCCGTCGCTGA
- the gap gene encoding type I glyceraldehyde-3-phosphate dehydrogenase — MTIRVGINGFGRIGRNYFRALLEQGADIEIVAVNDLGDTATTAHLLKYDTILGRLKAEVSHTADTITVDGRTIKVLSERNPADIPWGELGVDIVVESTGIFTKKADAAKHLAGGAKKVLVSAPATDEDITIVMGVNQDKYEPARHHVISNASCTTNCVAPMAMVLDENFGIVKGLMTTVHAYTNDQRILDFPHKDLRRARAAAENIIPTSTGAAKATALVLPQLKGKLDGMAMRVPVPTGSVTDLVLELDREVTRDEINAAFQKASEGRLKGILEYTEDPIVSSDIVNWPASCTFDSKLTMAQGKQVKVIGWYDNEWGYANRLVDLTVFVGGRL, encoded by the coding sequence GTGACGATCCGCGTAGGCATCAACGGCTTTGGCCGCATCGGTCGTAATTACTTCCGCGCGCTGCTGGAGCAGGGTGCAGACATCGAGATCGTGGCTGTCAACGACCTGGGTGACACCGCGACCACCGCTCACCTGCTGAAGTACGACACCATCCTGGGCCGTCTGAAGGCCGAGGTCAGCCACACCGCAGACACCATCACCGTCGACGGCCGCACCATCAAGGTGCTCTCCGAGCGCAACCCGGCCGACATCCCGTGGGGCGAGTTGGGCGTCGACATCGTCGTCGAGTCCACCGGCATCTTCACGAAGAAGGCGGACGCCGCGAAGCACCTCGCGGGCGGCGCCAAGAAGGTCCTCGTCTCGGCTCCGGCCACCGACGAGGACATCACCATCGTGATGGGTGTGAACCAGGACAAGTACGAGCCGGCGCGGCACCACGTCATCTCCAACGCGTCCTGCACCACCAACTGCGTGGCCCCGATGGCCATGGTCCTCGACGAGAACTTCGGCATCGTCAAGGGCCTGATGACGACCGTCCACGCCTACACCAACGACCAGCGCATCCTCGACTTCCCGCACAAGGACCTGCGCCGCGCCCGTGCCGCCGCGGAGAACATCATCCCGACCTCGACGGGTGCCGCGAAGGCCACCGCCCTGGTCCTCCCGCAGCTCAAGGGCAAGCTGGACGGTATGGCCATGCGCGTCCCGGTCCCGACCGGCTCCGTCACCGACCTCGTCCTGGAACTCGACCGCGAGGTCACCAGGGACGAGATCAACGCCGCCTTCCAGAAGGCCTCCGAGGGCCGGCTGAAGGGCATCCTGGAGTACACCGAGGACCCGATCGTCTCCTCGGACATCGTGAACTGGCCGGCTTCCTGCACCTTCGACTCGAAGCTGACCATGGCCCAGGGCAAGCAGGTCAAGGTCATCGGCTGGTACGACAACGAGTGGGGCTACGCCAACCGCCTCGTCGACCTCACGGTCTTCGTCGGCGGCCGGCTCTGA